A region of Streptomyces sp. R44 DNA encodes the following proteins:
- a CDS encoding transporter, whose translation MIWLTWRQFRAQALTAAVALVGLAAYLVYLGTQMRDSYDKDVAGCAAGGNCEAVEKLFLNEYELPVFLASVLLIAVPALIGLFWGAPLITRELEAGTHRLVWNQSISRTRWLIAKLGFVALITAIVVGVFSLLLTWAASPYDRVQGERFDAIGFMSRNITPVGYAVFAFVLAATVGLLIRRTMPAMAITLAAVAAIQMIVPFGIRPHLQEPVSATVALTADTQFKAFRDEGDAVQILGYNIPGAWMLDKTHTLYDANGKAYSEKSFESCFSVDMDKMKECVAKRNLHVEVSYQPADRYWRFQWIEAGGYLVLTALLVAFCVTRIRRPLL comes from the coding sequence GTGATCTGGCTGACCTGGAGGCAATTCCGTGCACAGGCGCTGACGGCCGCGGTCGCCCTGGTGGGCCTCGCGGCGTATCTGGTCTATCTGGGCACGCAGATGCGTGACTCCTACGACAAGGACGTCGCCGGATGCGCGGCCGGCGGCAACTGCGAAGCCGTCGAGAAGCTGTTCCTGAACGAGTACGAGCTGCCGGTGTTCCTGGCCAGCGTCCTGCTCATCGCCGTCCCGGCGCTCATCGGCCTCTTCTGGGGCGCGCCTCTCATCACGCGCGAACTCGAAGCCGGCACGCACCGGCTGGTCTGGAACCAGAGCATCTCGCGGACCCGCTGGCTCATCGCGAAGCTCGGCTTCGTCGCGCTGATCACCGCGATCGTGGTCGGTGTGTTCAGTCTGCTGCTCACCTGGGCCGCGAGCCCGTACGACCGCGTCCAGGGGGAGCGGTTCGATGCCATCGGGTTCATGTCCAGGAACATCACGCCCGTGGGATACGCCGTCTTCGCCTTCGTCCTCGCCGCGACGGTCGGACTCCTCATCCGGCGCACCATGCCGGCCATGGCGATCACCCTCGCCGCCGTCGCCGCGATCCAGATGATCGTGCCGTTCGGGATCCGGCCGCACCTTCAGGAGCCCGTCTCCGCCACGGTGGCGCTGACCGCCGACACCCAGTTCAAGGCCTTCCGGGACGAGGGCGACGCGGTCCAGATCCTGGGCTACAACATTCCCGGCGCCTGGATGCTGGACAAGACGCACACGCTGTACGACGCGAACGGCAAGGCGTACAGCGAGAAGAGCTTCGAGAGCTGCTTCTCCGTCGACATGGACAAGATGAAGGAGTGCGTGGCCAAGAGGAACCTGCACGTCGAGGTGTCCTACCAGCCGGCCGACCGCTACTGGCGATTCCAGTGGATCGAGGCCGGGGGATACCTCGTGCTCACCGCACTGCTGGTGGCCTTCTGCGTCACGCGGATCCGCCGGCCGCTGCTCTGA
- a CDS encoding DUF1345 domain-containing protein translates to MRTSAADVGVLVLLAYLLPYLLLTSVAFSTASPERVRNWARRSERGTVLQRYVLGTAPGPGVSLFIATGAFVVAVVWFPGHIDSALPRPARGVVALVLVAVAWIWVVVAFTVAFHADDLVEDERALEFPGPEEPVWGDYVYFALSVMTTFGTTDVTVLSREMRRTVAANAVIAFIFNTITVASAVSALNTAA, encoded by the coding sequence ATGCGGACGTCGGCGGCGGATGTGGGTGTCCTCGTACTCCTGGCCTACCTGCTTCCGTACCTCCTGCTCACCTCGGTCGCGTTCTCGACCGCGTCCCCGGAGCGGGTACGCAACTGGGCCCGGCGCAGCGAGCGCGGGACCGTGCTCCAGCGGTACGTCCTCGGTACGGCGCCCGGGCCGGGGGTCTCCCTCTTCATCGCGACCGGTGCCTTCGTCGTCGCGGTGGTCTGGTTCCCCGGCCACATCGACTCGGCACTGCCCAGACCGGCCCGCGGAGTGGTGGCCCTCGTCCTGGTGGCCGTCGCCTGGATCTGGGTGGTCGTCGCCTTCACCGTGGCCTTCCACGCCGACGACCTCGTCGAGGACGAGCGGGCACTGGAGTTTCCCGGCCCCGAGGAGCCCGTCTGGGGTGACTACGTGTACTTCGCCCTGTCGGTCATGACGACGTTCGGGACGACGGACGTCACCGTGCTGTCCCGGGAGATGCGCCGGACGGTGGCCGCCAACGCCGTCATCGCGTTCATCTTCAACACGATCACCGTGGCCAGCGCCGTCTCCGCGTTGAACACGGCTGCCTGA
- a CDS encoding TetR/AcrR family transcriptional regulator — MTRSDDATLKGRPKDPRVDAALIDAAIEVLKESGWAAFTTTAVARRAGASTASLYRRWPSKQALAGAVARHIALDELGGVDTGSLEGDLREFLVRKQRILGASTGPALLSLMGQAAHDAELRRILHDDVYLVVREQLDTLIAQAVRRGELSQGVGPDQLGVLTLVLIGTVAARSVFFAAPAETAPAVAAAAEATPADADADSASGFIEAELQLLLAALERVSAPGGRRE; from the coding sequence ATGACGAGGAGCGACGACGCCACGCTGAAGGGGCGACCGAAGGATCCGCGCGTCGACGCGGCCCTGATCGACGCGGCGATCGAGGTCCTCAAGGAGTCGGGGTGGGCCGCGTTCACCACCACGGCCGTGGCCCGGCGCGCCGGCGCCTCCACGGCCTCCCTCTACCGCCGCTGGCCCTCGAAGCAGGCACTCGCCGGCGCCGTGGCCCGGCACATCGCCCTGGACGAACTCGGCGGCGTCGACACCGGCTCCCTCGAAGGCGACCTCCGGGAGTTCCTCGTACGCAAGCAGCGCATCCTGGGCGCCTCCACCGGCCCCGCACTGCTGTCGCTGATGGGCCAGGCCGCGCACGACGCGGAGCTGCGCCGGATCCTCCACGACGACGTGTACCTGGTGGTCCGCGAGCAGCTCGACACGCTCATCGCCCAGGCCGTTCGCCGGGGCGAACTGAGCCAGGGCGTGGGGCCCGATCAGCTCGGCGTACTGACCCTGGTCCTGATCGGCACCGTCGCGGCCCGGTCGGTCTTTTTCGCCGCCCCCGCCGAGACCGCCCCCGCCGTGGCCGCCGCCGCTGAGGCCACCCCCGCCGACGCCGACGCCGACTCCGCGTCCGGCTTCATCGAGGCCGAACTCCAGCTGCTCCTCGCCGCACTGGAGCGCGTGAGTGCCCCCGGAGGCCGTCGTGAGTGA
- a CDS encoding aldehyde dehydrogenase family protein: MPTTTTDRLLHSATRIPDTVADARRLFDSGATRPLAARVRSLHALRAMVTENEAAFEAALWSDLHKGRAEAQLTEISVVLAEINHTLRRLRGWARPKRGPVPLALWPARARLVSEPLGVVLVISAWNYPVQVLLAPLAGVLAAGNTAVLKPSELAPATSELMTRLVPRYFPDGVVRVVEGGVPETTELLAQKLDHIVFTGSGTVGRVVMRAAAEHLTPVTLELGGKSPVWFDDDARLHRAARRLAWAKFTNAGQTCVAPDYVMTTPDRVPALVAALRAAIKDLWGPDPRTGPDYGRIVNERQYDRLVGLLDGADVVIGGEHDRSERYLAPTVVTVPVGAGRPSLGPDAAHPVLREEIFGPILPIVPVASAEEAVEVVNAWDKPLALYVFTSSGRTRRLFERNTSSGAVVHDAGLVHVATTGLPFGGVGASGMGAYHGTYSWRTFSHLKPVLNKPLGPDTLRLAQPPFTDLGLRLVKRLMRHG; the protein is encoded by the coding sequence ATGCCCACGACGACAACCGACCGGCTCCTGCACTCCGCCACCCGGATCCCCGACACGGTGGCCGACGCGCGGCGGCTCTTCGACTCCGGCGCGACCCGCCCCCTGGCCGCCCGCGTCCGCTCCCTGCACGCGCTGCGCGCGATGGTGACCGAGAACGAGGCCGCGTTCGAGGCCGCTCTGTGGAGCGATCTCCACAAGGGCCGGGCGGAGGCGCAGCTGACCGAGATCAGCGTGGTCCTCGCGGAGATCAACCACACCTTGCGGCGACTCCGGGGGTGGGCTCGGCCGAAACGCGGTCCCGTCCCCCTGGCACTGTGGCCCGCCCGCGCCCGGCTGGTGTCCGAGCCGCTCGGAGTGGTACTCGTGATCTCCGCGTGGAACTACCCCGTGCAGGTCCTGCTCGCCCCACTCGCCGGCGTGCTGGCCGCGGGAAACACGGCGGTGCTCAAGCCGAGCGAGCTGGCCCCGGCGACCTCGGAGCTGATGACCCGACTCGTACCCCGCTACTTCCCCGACGGCGTGGTGCGTGTCGTCGAGGGAGGAGTGCCGGAGACCACCGAGCTTCTTGCGCAGAAGCTCGACCACATCGTGTTCACCGGAAGCGGGACGGTGGGTCGTGTCGTGATGCGCGCGGCGGCGGAGCACCTGACACCCGTGACGCTCGAACTCGGCGGGAAGTCCCCGGTGTGGTTCGACGACGACGCCCGCCTGCACCGGGCCGCCCGCCGGCTGGCCTGGGCGAAGTTCACCAACGCCGGCCAGACGTGCGTCGCCCCCGACTACGTGATGACCACGCCGGACCGTGTCCCGGCGCTCGTCGCCGCTCTGCGGGCGGCGATCAAGGACCTGTGGGGCCCCGATCCCCGTACCGGCCCGGACTACGGCCGCATCGTCAACGAGCGACAGTACGACCGTCTCGTCGGCCTCCTCGACGGGGCGGACGTGGTCATCGGCGGCGAACACGACCGGTCGGAACGCTACCTCGCGCCCACGGTCGTGACCGTCCCCGTCGGCGCCGGCCGGCCGTCCCTCGGCCCGGACGCGGCGCACCCCGTACTGCGGGAGGAGATCTTCGGGCCGATCCTGCCGATCGTCCCCGTCGCCTCCGCCGAGGAGGCCGTGGAGGTGGTCAACGCCTGGGACAAGCCCCTCGCCTTGTACGTCTTCACGTCCTCGGGCCGCACCCGCCGCCTGTTCGAACGGAACACCTCGTCCGGCGCGGTGGTCCACGACGCGGGCCTCGTGCACGTCGCGACGACGGGACTGCCGTTCGGCGGCGTCGGAGCGAGCGGCATGGGCGCCTATCACGGTACGTACTCCTGGCGCACCTTCTCCCACCTCAAGCCGGTCCTGAACAAGCCGCTGGGGCCGGACACCCTGCGCCTGGCACAGCCACCGTTCACCGACCTCGGCCTCCGCCTCGTCAAACGCCTGATGCGCCACGGGTGA
- a CDS encoding chlorohydrolase family protein has protein sequence MRTRWRARHVLAHQDGGHVLLRDGEVVWEDDVIVYVGPRYDGPVDEDRDLGHSLVVPGLIDLDALTDIDHLVLDSWPDPERGPGLQWSLDYFTHRRHDVFTPEERHTIREYALVQLALHGITTYMPIASEVHSAWAEPYEELVAMAETSRRLGLRGYLGPAYRSGVNVALPDGSRGVAFDEERGRAGLRDAERFLDHLDKLADPLLTGVLLPCRIETLTEELLRETAATARRRDVLVRLHALQGALERDLVQDRHGMTPLELMDSTGLFGTRLLVPHTVLVDRHPEVHGEDRGDLAALARADVSVVHCPQTSLRYGDVLHSFGAYRQAGINICLGTDSFPPDLIRGMDLGVHLAKVADGRLDAAPVEQYVEAATLGGARALGRADLGRLQAGAQADLVAFALGDIRDGVQDDPVRTFLLSGTARQATNSVVAGRPVLVDRGIPGIDLAALQERAQGLFEKMRAAYGERDILRRDADTLFPPTFPPFRAEA, from the coding sequence ATGCGCACCCGTTGGCGCGCCCGCCACGTACTCGCCCACCAGGACGGCGGTCACGTGCTGCTGCGGGACGGCGAGGTGGTGTGGGAGGACGACGTCATCGTGTACGTCGGCCCGCGCTACGACGGCCCGGTCGACGAGGACCGCGACCTCGGGCACTCCCTCGTCGTGCCGGGTCTGATCGACCTCGACGCGCTCACCGACATCGACCACCTCGTGCTCGACTCGTGGCCCGACCCCGAGCGCGGCCCCGGACTCCAGTGGTCCCTGGACTACTTCACCCACCGCCGCCACGACGTGTTCACCCCCGAGGAGCGGCACACGATCCGCGAGTACGCCCTGGTGCAACTCGCCCTGCACGGCATCACCACCTACATGCCGATCGCCTCCGAGGTCCACAGCGCCTGGGCCGAGCCGTACGAGGAACTCGTGGCCATGGCCGAGACCTCGCGGCGGCTCGGGCTGCGCGGCTACCTCGGCCCGGCCTACCGCTCCGGCGTCAACGTGGCGCTTCCCGACGGCAGTCGGGGCGTGGCGTTCGACGAGGAGCGGGGCCGCGCCGGCCTGCGCGACGCCGAACGGTTCCTCGACCACCTCGACAAGCTCGCCGACCCGCTGCTGACCGGCGTACTGCTGCCCTGCCGCATCGAGACCCTCACCGAGGAACTGCTGCGCGAGACCGCGGCCACGGCCCGTCGGCGGGACGTCCTCGTCCGCCTCCACGCCCTCCAGGGGGCCCTGGAACGAGACCTGGTGCAGGACCGGCACGGCATGACGCCCCTCGAACTGATGGACAGCACCGGTCTGTTCGGCACCCGGCTGCTCGTCCCGCACACCGTGCTCGTCGACCGGCACCCCGAGGTGCACGGCGAGGACCGGGGCGATCTGGCCGCGCTGGCCCGCGCCGACGTGTCCGTCGTCCACTGCCCGCAGACCTCCCTGCGGTACGGGGACGTCCTGCACTCCTTCGGCGCCTACCGGCAGGCAGGCATCAACATCTGCCTCGGCACCGACTCCTTCCCGCCCGACCTGATCCGCGGCATGGACCTCGGCGTCCACCTCGCCAAGGTCGCCGACGGCCGGCTGGACGCGGCACCGGTCGAGCAGTACGTCGAGGCCGCCACCCTCGGCGGAGCCCGCGCCCTGGGCCGCGCCGACCTGGGCCGGCTCCAGGCGGGTGCCCAGGCGGACCTCGTCGCCTTCGCACTCGGCGACATCCGCGACGGCGTGCAGGACGACCCCGTCCGTACGTTCCTGCTCAGCGGCACCGCACGGCAGGCCACGAACTCCGTCGTCGCCGGCCGCCCCGTCCTCGTCGACCGCGGCATCCCCGGCATCGATCTCGCCGCCCTGCAGGAGCGGGCGCAGGGCCTGTTCGAGAAGATGCGGGCCGCGTACGGCGAACGCGACATCCTGCGCCGTGACGCCGACACCCTCTTCCCGCCCACCTTCCCGCCCTTCCGGGCGGAAGCGTGA